CTCACATCAGTGTCTCTTATCATGTGATTATTATTGAGAATGATGCATCATCTCATTTCACAGTGAAGTGCATGCAGTGTGCTTATAATGTTTCAAACTGCACCTCAAGTCAAGTGTTGCTATATTTAACGCAAATAGATTTTTAACATAGAGCTTGACAatagaaatcttttttttaatcaagcgGGCGGAGTCGTAAGAGGTCCCGTGCTCATTGTGTGTTGTCGTCCCGTGTGTCAGGCTCGGCTGGCCCACGTCgcagcagaggcagagctgAACGCCCCCTTCGCCGACGAGCTTCCCTCCCGGCAGGCGCAGCTCACGGCGCTGAAAGACACCGAGGAGTTCGACGTGCTGGTTATCGGAGGAGGGGCCACAGGGGCAGGATGTGCCTTAGACGCTGTCACACGCAGTAAGCTCACTGTCGGCAGCTCCGCTCTGCTTTACACTaccacaccccccccccccccctctagtCTGTAATTGTCCTCATGGAGGGAAAGGCCTCGCAGGCTGGTAATGGTTTATAATGGCCTCACTCATAAGAGCAAAGGTCGTTAGTGGAAATACACCTGATGGTTTGAGAGTTCCAGTTAGTTCCACACTTACACACTTTAAAGGAACGTGATTTATCGTACTCTAAATAAATTCCCTGCAGAAGAAGATTTATAATAAGTAGAAACTTTTAAactaatggtaaatggtttccCTCAGACCTGAAGACTGCCCTCGTGGAGAGAAGCGACTTCTCCTCTGGGACGAGCAGCCGCAGCACCAAGCTGATCCACGGCGGCGTGCGCTACCTTCAGAAGGCCATCATGCAGTTAGACTACGAGCAGGTTCCTCTTcgtctttttatttctcctcttcatccttcaGCCTTGCCGCCGCTGTTCCCTCATCTTGTTCTTACGTCTCCTCAGTACATGATGGTGAAAGAGGCGCTTCATGAGCGAGCCAACCTCCTGGAGATCGCGCCTCACCTGTCGGCACCGCTTCCCATcatgcttcctgtttacaagTAAGTGTCGGACTCGGAGGAGAAACGGTTCTGTCTTATCAACCACTTACGGAGATTTACACTATGAGCCACAGTCACACATTCGTACCGTGCTACTATTAGCTTTTCTTATCACGCGCCGAGCGTCAGGCTTCACCTCCTCAGTCCACAAGATAAATAACAGTGAACTCAGCGATTGAGGACAAACAACTGGTGACTTCATGTTTAAAAGAGCAAATCTCCATTTCCAAGATGGTGGCAGTTGCCTTACTACTGGGCGGGGATCAAGATGTACGACCTGGTGGCTGGGATCCAGAACCTGAAGAGCAGCTACGTCCTCAGCAAGACCAAGGCCCTGGAGCATTTCCCCATGCTGAAGAAGGACAAGCTGGTGGGAGCGATCGTCTACTACGACGGTGAGCCACCGGCCTTTTCTtgctttggtttcatttctatATTTTCACATAGACACGAGCGCGTGTGGACAGTAATCTAACAGGAGCGCGTTCGCTTTGTTTCCTGTAAACACCGAGTCggtgctgctgcttttgctcttttcaCTGTTGACCGACTGGAAATGAACAGAATCACAAATGAGAGAATGTTAAAAGCACGTTTTCGTTGTCCAAATGTCCCCGTGCATTTTTGATTTGACCTTTGCCTTTGTGGGAAAACTCACGACAAGCACCTGATTTTAAAAGTGCAAACCTGAAAAACTATAAAATCCTAAAAAGAGTCTGAATAAATGCTCACGTTCAAAATAGTAAAAAGATTGAAGACCTCCCTCTGATGTGAATCTTGCCTGAGGCGTTCACATGTCCACTGGTCCCGAACAAAATGTGTTGACAGGCCGGTGGGACGCCCGCTCTCCCCCCCGGGGCAGTAAAGGTTGCGTGTTTGCCGGATGGGTGCGGAGGAGAATCATACATATGCTGAGTGTCCGGCTGAGTGTGAGGAGATTTGTGTCCCTCGGCGTCTGCAAATAACAACTGTGTCttcaggtgatgtgtgtgttactgtcggCTGCTCCGACTCTCCCGGTTTTTAAAATATCATCCATTTACAGAggatttttgatattttggctCATGTGTTTACGTCAACAATTCCTAAATGTTGTTTGTAACTGAGGCTTTGAATGAATTCACTtctaaaaaacagaaatacaccACGACAACCAAGTATTGTGAAATTGAATTAATAAACTAAACTAGTGTTATTTGTAAATCTTTTCTGCAACCGTTCATtaattctgttttaaaacaattcagctccagatacatttttctttatttgaaaatattcgACAGGTTCCGGAGACGGACGCCCACGtgaacatttatattcaaactGGCTTTTCCTCTGTATTCACCTGAAAGTGCTCAGATATAAGTGGATTTACTGGCGGctggaaaaaaagggggaaaagcATTTACTTGGTGCGAagcagcacatgtttgatttcctcctccagcaccacctGCTCTGAGGGGGTAGACGGGGCCGGGATGGTGGAGGGCTGGGGCGTCTTTTCTCCAATTATGCCGTCTGGAACAATCACGCCCGTGACATTTCAAAATCTGACCTTCTCTCCTGGCGGTGAGCAGCGTCGGCGGCGGTCGGACCGGCTGAGCAACAGCCGCTTTCTCCTGCTGTCTTGGTTACCGCCACCAACCGCAGCATCTTTTCTTCTCAGACACTGGGGAGCAAGTGTGGCGGCCTCACTCATCCTTTCATTCTAAATTAgctggttggtttgtttatgTGCTGCGGTAACTACAGCGGCGTCACACTGTCGTTCGTTATCGGTGCATTAGAGGTGTTTCTAGTATTCTGACCCCTCGTGAACAGGaaggacaaacaccaaacactcttttttgacatttagaaataaaattcctcctctccttcgTCCCCTTCAGGGCAGCACAATGACGCCCGAATGAACCTGGCCATCGCCCTCAGTGCCGCTCGCTACGGCGGCGCCATCGCCAACTACACTGAGGTGGTTCGCCTGCTGAAGACAAAAGACGAGGAGACCGGCAAAGAGAGGGTGTGCGGCGCCCGCTGCAGAGACGTCATCACCGGTGAGACGTGGACACCAGttacatttctatttattaCCTTCAAAAGAAATATCATACGTGTACTTATTTACTGTTTAAGTGCTTTGAGTATTTCTTTAAGGAAGAGAGGAGATTTAAAAGAGTAAAATAATTAATCGTATTTTTTAAATCGTCCTCAGagtgaaatataaaatgcaacaaagatttattttgttgttttcagaggCGAAGCTCagtgagagctgcagctgaacacgatatatatattttatattcgtACAACTTATTTGAGTTGAACGCCTTTTCACCAGGAAATGAATTTGACGTGAAGGCGAAGTGTGTGATCAACGCCACCGGCCCGTTCACGGACTCTGTGAGGAAGATGGACAACCAGGAAACCAGGAACATCTGTCAGCCCAGCGCAGGCGTCCACATCGTCATCCCCGGTTACTACAGGTGATCGCACTCTGACATTCATTTCCTATTGAAGTCCTCTTCTTTCAAATGCATTCACTTGTACACATTATTCCGGTGTTTTCTCATTCCTCTGTGTAAACCGTTATCTGACCTACGCTCACACGCGCAGAACAATCGTCTGTGGTTAAGACACAGCCGAGCGATAGAGTGGTTTTGTTGAAGTTGAGGGTTTTTAAAGTTCAGTGGAGCTTATTGAGCGAAACCCGAGGGAGCGCGATCCCTTTGAACGGCGGCAGAAATGCCAACCACCTAATTCTCTCGTCTTCCTCCTGCCgctaccccccctccccccccccacctccttcctcctgtCGTCTCAccgtttttcttcctctctaaCTCCTCAATTTGATCGTCTCCTCGATGTCttcctttatgtttttttcctgtttcctgatCCTCCTCTCCGACACGTTCAGTAAATTAGATATTCTGTAAATTGACCACAAACTCTGTCCGACAGCCCCGACAACATGGGTCTGCTCGATCCCGCCACAAGCGACGGGCGTGTCATCTTCTTCCTGCCCTGGGAGAAGGTGACCATCGCCGGCACAACCGACACCCCCACCAGCGTGACGGCTCACCCAATCCCGGGGGAGGACGACATCAACTTCATCCTGAGGGAGATCCGCAACTACCTCAGCCCTGACGTAGAAGGTACCGGCATTTAGTCTCTCCCCTTTCCAGAGCGGCACAAAGTCTCCTGTCATTCATCTCGATATTGTtttagaaagaataaaacaccTTTTTTTAAGACGCTCtggtgactctgtgtgtgtgtgtgtgtgtgtgtgtgtgtgtgtgtgtgttgcagtgcgGCGAGGTGACGTGTTGGCGGCGTGGAGCGGCATCCGTCCCCTGGTGACCGACCCCAACTCCAAAGACACCCAGTCCATCTGCAGGAACCACATCGTCAGCATCAGTGACAGCGGACTGGTCACCATCGCCGGTCGGTTTGAAGATTTGAAAACATTCGTCTTTTACTTTCACATTTTGATATTAACGCACATTGTCCTCGTCCAGGTGGGAAGTGGACCACCTACAGGTCCATGGCTGAAGAGACTCTGGACGCTGCCATCAAGTCTCACGGCCTCTCTGCTGAATCCTGCAAGACGGTGGGTCTGATGCTCGAGGGGGCGAAGGGCTGGACGCCGACGCTCTACATCCGCCTGGTGCAGGACTACGGCCTGGAGCAGGAGGTGagaaaccacagacacaaacaatctCACCGGCGGAATCAAACCTCAGCGGCTGGAGAAAACTCTGGATCTTCTCTAGAAAGACAGAAAGTATCTTAGTTTACCAGAAAACCAGAGAACGGGTGATTGTGTTCGAACATTTAAACACGGGACACGACGGCATCTGCCTGGTGTGTTTCTGAACGATAGCACAGGTTTAGGTTTTTGTCTCCACGTGAAATACTTTGAGTCTTAATATCTTCATCACGCTCTTCTTCTTCGAGTCGAACAATCAAGACACAACCTTTAGAAAGACGGGAACTATTTCTTTAGTAGCAGCGCCGCCGCCGCCAAGAACAGTTGTGACTTCCTGAAACATTTTCCAGTGAGGTGTAGAGAGAGTAGACCTTTAACTAcctactgtacacacacacacacacactcacacacacacacatgttcatctACTAACCAGCCCGTACAAGTcggtcactctcttcttcagcAGCGGTGGATCTGACATTAAGGCCGCTGCTGTAACAACGCTGACATTTCCTCGACACAAAAGACCGAACGCACGTGGAAACGCACTGTACGCTGAGCAATGTATCAGTGGCATTAAGTAAGGGCACATCGATTTACATCAGCTGCACGCCATCTTTCCAATAATTGGCCTGAGCGTTTTCATTAAAGCCGATAGGACATTGTTTCATGAAGAAAAAGTGCTGGAGTGTCTTCAGTACACTTACTCCTCATTAGAGGCGTCCGCCGCCGCTCTGGAATATTCCTCAAAGGTCACTGTTGATATTTGGACAACGTTTGCCCTTTGAACACGATCGGCGAGCCGACGATCTGAATAGCAAATAGAGCTCTTGTGTTCCGTAACAACGTGACGCAGCATCGACAAAGTGACGCTAACGGTTATCGCTCAACTCCGAGGAGGCGGGATCGATCGCGTGAACACGAGGAGCTGCCGCCGAGAGCCGCGATGTAAATAAACtttaacacaacacatcaaAAGTCAAATAATCAGAGTCCAGGCTGCCAGAACTAAACCGACTGAGTTAAATGTCTTGTTCTTTAATCCCGTGTTCTTCTCTCTGTGCGCAGGTCGCTCAGCACTTGGCCGCCACGTACGGAGGAAAAGCGTTCAACGTGGCCAAGATGGCGCAGGTCACCGGGCAGAGATGGCCGATCGTCGGCAAACGGCTGGTGTCTGAGTTTCCGTACATTGAGAGCGAGGTGAAGTGCGACTCCACGGAAACGGCTCGGTTGTGTCTCGCAGCTTTTCATCTTCCtcacgtgagtgtgtgtgtctttctgtctcagGTGCTGTACGCCATTAAGGAGTACGCCTGCACCGCCATCGACGTCATCGCCCGACGAACGCGCCTGGGCTTCCTGAACGTGCAGGCGGCCGACGAAGCCCTCCCCCGCATCGTCCAGATCATGGCGAAGGAGCTGGACTGGAGTCAGGAGAGGACGACGGTATGGTTTCACCCGAAGGTTCAGTTTATCTGTTGTAAGATTCAGAGGAAACACTCATTTCTTTCTCCGGGTGAAAATCAGGCTGAACTGGACGCGGCGAGGAAGTTCCTGTACCACGAGATGGGCTACAGGTCTCGTTCTGAGCAGCTGACCAAGACGTCCGAGATCAACTTAGACTACCAGGAAGTGATCAGGTGATTGTTTAATGATGCTGACAGA
The genomic region above belongs to Paralichthys olivaceus isolate ysfri-2021 chromosome 24, ASM2471397v2, whole genome shotgun sequence and contains:
- the gpd2 gene encoding glycerol-3-phosphate dehydrogenase, mitochondrial isoform X1: MAFRKALKRTAIIGGGAAATFFGLSYLIEYRKTQPGSARLAHVAAEAELNAPFADELPSRQAQLTALKDTEEFDVLVIGGGATGAGCALDAVTRNLKTALVERSDFSSGTSSRSTKLIHGGVRYLQKAIMQLDYEQYMMVKEALHERANLLEIAPHLSAPLPIMLPVYKWWQLPYYWAGIKMYDLVAGIQNLKSSYVLSKTKALEHFPMLKKDKLVGAIVYYDGQHNDARMNLAIALSAARYGGAIANYTEVVRLLKTKDEETGKERVCGARCRDVITGNEFDVKAKCVINATGPFTDSVRKMDNQETRNICQPSAGVHIVIPGYYSPDNMGLLDPATSDGRVIFFLPWEKVTIAGTTDTPTSVTAHPIPGEDDINFILREIRNYLSPDVEVRRGDVLAAWSGIRPLVTDPNSKDTQSICRNHIVSISDSGLVTIAGGKWTTYRSMAEETLDAAIKSHGLSAESCKTVGLMLEGAKGWTPTLYIRLVQDYGLEQEVAQHLAATYGGKAFNVAKMAQVTGQRWPIVGKRLVSEFPYIESEVLYAIKEYACTAIDVIARRTRLGFLNVQAADEALPRIVQIMAKELDWSQERTTAELDAARKFLYHEMGYRSRSEQLTKTSEINLDYQEVIRYKKRFHKFDKESKGFITTVDVQQVLGSINVHIDENALHEILNEVDVNKNGQIEIDEFLQLMSAVKKGQVSDSRLAILMKTAEETLDERGPVTVDRSGGGF
- the gpd2 gene encoding glycerol-3-phosphate dehydrogenase, mitochondrial isoform X2 — protein: MAFRKALKRTAIIGGGAAATFFGLSYLIEYRKTQARLAHVAAEAELNAPFADELPSRQAQLTALKDTEEFDVLVIGGGATGAGCALDAVTRNLKTALVERSDFSSGTSSRSTKLIHGGVRYLQKAIMQLDYEQYMMVKEALHERANLLEIAPHLSAPLPIMLPVYKWWQLPYYWAGIKMYDLVAGIQNLKSSYVLSKTKALEHFPMLKKDKLVGAIVYYDGQHNDARMNLAIALSAARYGGAIANYTEVVRLLKTKDEETGKERVCGARCRDVITGNEFDVKAKCVINATGPFTDSVRKMDNQETRNICQPSAGVHIVIPGYYSPDNMGLLDPATSDGRVIFFLPWEKVTIAGTTDTPTSVTAHPIPGEDDINFILREIRNYLSPDVEVRRGDVLAAWSGIRPLVTDPNSKDTQSICRNHIVSISDSGLVTIAGGKWTTYRSMAEETLDAAIKSHGLSAESCKTVGLMLEGAKGWTPTLYIRLVQDYGLEQEVAQHLAATYGGKAFNVAKMAQVTGQRWPIVGKRLVSEFPYIESEVLYAIKEYACTAIDVIARRTRLGFLNVQAADEALPRIVQIMAKELDWSQERTTAELDAARKFLYHEMGYRSRSEQLTKTSEINLDYQEVIRYKKRFHKFDKESKGFITTVDVQQVLGSINVHIDENALHEILNEVDVNKNGQIEIDEFLQLMSAVKKGQVSDSRLAILMKTAEETLDERGPVTVDRSGGGF